Proteins encoded in a region of the Oceanispirochaeta sp. genome:
- the pyk gene encoding pyruvate kinase, with product MIYKSDFSSTKIIGTIGPACADPDVLKKMIEAGMNVARVNCSHGEPGELLKIIQYVNKTSAEMGIHLPILADLSGPKIRLGKLEHEVPVKEGDEIILCSDPENKSPGKFTAGYPGLADDIRRGHKILIDDGLIQMEVIEVSAPDIKCRVMNDGILKSRKGINLPGVPISLSALTEKDRRDVEFLATAEVDYIALSFVRRKEDIRELRALLKSKGCHLPIIAKVEKPEALDDLQGIVEEADIIMVARGDLGVEIPTEDVPVIQKQIISLCNSENKPVITATQMLDSMISNPRPTRAEASDVANAVFDGTDAVMLSGETSVGLYPLETVKIMKKIVKTAEKNLSSERLVSLRRREKLKTHEASICNAACIMAEQAAAKFIIAITRSGRTALLLSQYRTSVPILAFTESEKTIRYLSIVWGVRGEKIENVSDTDSTLKQALRLAKDRGYVAAGDTVIYATGIPLLESNATNMIKIEKV from the coding sequence ATGATATATAAAAGTGATTTTTCCAGTACAAAAATAATCGGTACAATCGGACCAGCCTGTGCTGATCCGGATGTTCTTAAAAAAATGATTGAAGCCGGAATGAATGTCGCCAGGGTAAACTGCTCCCATGGAGAACCCGGGGAACTCCTGAAAATTATTCAATATGTCAATAAAACCTCTGCTGAAATGGGCATTCATCTTCCCATTCTGGCGGATTTGAGTGGTCCCAAGATCAGATTGGGTAAACTTGAGCATGAAGTCCCTGTTAAAGAAGGGGATGAAATTATATTATGCAGCGATCCTGAAAATAAATCTCCCGGCAAATTCACAGCTGGGTATCCCGGTTTAGCCGATGATATCCGCCGGGGACACAAGATTCTCATCGATGATGGTTTGATACAGATGGAAGTCATCGAGGTGTCGGCTCCCGATATTAAATGCAGAGTGATGAATGATGGAATTCTCAAATCCCGGAAAGGGATAAATCTGCCGGGGGTTCCCATCAGTCTTTCTGCTCTCACCGAAAAGGACAGGAGAGATGTAGAGTTTTTAGCAACTGCCGAAGTTGACTACATTGCCCTCTCTTTTGTTCGTCGAAAAGAGGATATTCGGGAATTGAGAGCCCTCCTGAAATCAAAGGGCTGTCATCTTCCTATCATTGCAAAGGTTGAAAAACCTGAAGCTCTGGATGATCTGCAGGGTATCGTGGAAGAAGCAGATATTATTATGGTGGCCAGAGGAGATCTGGGGGTCGAGATTCCGACTGAAGACGTACCTGTTATTCAAAAACAAATAATTTCTTTATGCAATAGTGAAAACAAACCCGTTATTACTGCCACTCAGATGCTGGATTCCATGATCAGCAACCCCCGCCCCACTCGAGCAGAAGCCAGTGATGTTGCTAATGCTGTCTTTGATGGTACCGATGCTGTCATGTTGAGCGGAGAGACTTCTGTGGGATTGTATCCTCTGGAAACAGTTAAGATTATGAAAAAAATTGTAAAAACCGCAGAAAAAAACCTTTCAAGCGAACGGCTGGTAAGCCTCAGACGTAGAGAAAAATTGAAAACTCACGAAGCTTCTATATGTAATGCCGCCTGTATCATGGCTGAACAGGCAGCTGCTAAATTTATCATAGCCATTACCCGTTCAGGCAGGACTGCCCTGCTTCTCAGTCAATACAGAACCTCAGTCCCCATACTGGCCTTCACAGAGAGTGAAAAGACAATTCGCTACCTGAGTATCGTCTGGGGTGTTCGGGGCGAAAAAATCGAGAATGTGAGTGATACAGACAGTACTTTGAAACAGGCTCTGAGACTGGCAAAGGATCGAGGCTATGTGGCCGCGGGTGATACTGTGATTTATGCCACTGGTATACCCCTTTTGGAAAGCAACGCTACAAATATGATTAAAATAGAAAAGGTTTAG